CGGGACGCCCTCATCATCGAGAAAATAGCTCTGGCAACCTCCCGTGGCGAATATCGTTTCGCGGCCGCGTTCACGGTAGATGGCAATAATATTATCCGTAACGTCGGGTCGCGGAGAAATCGCAATCCGCTCCGTGCGTATCAGCTCGATGCATTTCATCACGAAGTTAGCCTGACGTTCGGAAATAAGGACGAGAGAAAGGTTGCTGACAGGGCTGAACGGACCTTCAAGCATGAAAAAGTTTGGCATATGCGGCACCGCGATCGTTCGATATGCAGTCGGTCGCTTGGCCCAGAGCTCTTCCAGCGTGTGCCCGCCCCGGCCGGTCATCGTCATCGGGCGGAGATATGCGAGCGGGTCGAAGCCGGTCGCATAAGCGAGAACATCAATTGAGTGAAGTTGGCCATCTTCGGTCACAATGCCGTCCGGGACAATCTTCTCTATCGCTGCGGTTACCAATTTGGCATCGGGGCGCTGAATCGCTTCATAGAAGCGAGGCGAAGTTACGAGCCGCTTACACCCGACTTCATAATTCGGGGTCAGCTTGCTACGAAGATCAGGATCGCGCACGGTAGCAAGATGGCCTTCGCAATTATTGACGAGCATGGCGCGAAGGCCCTCATCTTCTCCCATAATGCCACCGCAGACAAGTGCTTCGAGCTGTTGCCTCTTTACCTCGTAATGCCACTTAAGCAGGAAAGGATAGCGTCTGAGTCTCGCCTTGGTGCGTTCAGAATAACGGGCGTTCGCTACGTAGGCGACCCATTGCGGCGTGCGCTGAAACATCGAAATATTCGACACCTTACCAGCCAGCTCTGTGACGATTTGAACCGCGGTTGACCCCGTGCCAATTACGCCGACGGATTTTTCTCCCAAGTCGATTGAGTGGTCCCACTTGGTCGTATGGAAGCTTGCTCCAGCGAAGGTTTCCTTGCCCGGAATTTCTGGCATTATCGGAATATGCAAGACGCCCACCGCGGAAACGAGAACATCGGCGCTGTCGCTTTCACCGTTCGACAAAGACACGCGCCACACGCCATCAATCCATTTTGCATCAGTAACCGCAGTATTAAGGCGAACATGAGGCGTAATGCCGAACTTCTCCGCTGAGCGCTTGAAATAGTCGTGGATTTCGGCCCCAGGGGAGAATTCCCGCGTCCAGGTTGGATTGAGGTCGAAGGAGTAACAATAATGGAGTGATGGCACGTCGCAATGAAGGCCGGGATAGCTATTTTCTCGCCAGGTGCCGCCAACCGCATCGCCTTTTTCGTAAACAGTGAAATTGGTGATACCCGCTTCCTTGAGACGGATTCCCATCAAGATACCCGACATCCCTGCTCCGATTATCACAACGCGTATTGGCAACTTTTCAATCGCGTGCACAGCCATAATTGAGTATCCGATCGATAAAGACTAACTAGGTTAGATAGCGATTTTTCCAGACGCCGCAACGTAGGAGGGGATGGCCACAGCCAGAATTGAATTCTTACGCGGCATGTACGCGCGTATTTAGCATCCTAGATCATTTGATGACGCGATTGCTTTCTTCTGCACGAAGGTGCTGACGAATTACAAAGGGAGACAATCTGGTGCGCGAGCGAATCGCGGTCAGCGGGCAATGGCCGGATCGCGTATTGCGGACGCTTCCAGAAGATAGGAAGACACTTTCGATCCAAGCGACGAGCGGTGCGACGTTTGAAGTTGGGTAGACATGTGGGATGCAACGTGATTTGACTGATGGTAACGGATCACTCAAATTATATTGTATAACTAATCATGATCATTTCTGGCGCCCGTCGGGGGCGCGCCGGCCCCCAAATGGTTGGCATCAGACCAATTATAAAGACAAGCAGGATCGGTGATCCGGCCCCCAAAATGCTCATGCAGTTGAGCATATTTTAATGCAACGCTTTCAGATCGGTGTGCCTCGCGTGACCGGGATAAGAGCGCCGCTGATTGATCGTGCCGCAATTGATCCCAGAAACAGGATAACGTCTGCGATCGCGCGTGGCTGCACCCACTGATTGGTATCGGCGTCGGGCATGTTGACCCGGTTGGTCGGCGTGTCGATAATACTGGGCAGCACCGCATTCACAGTTATGTCACTACCGGCCAATTCGGCGGCTAGCGCTTCGGTCAGACGGTGTACTCCCGCCTTCGACGCAGCATAAGCACCCATCCCCGTCGCCGCCTGAATCGCCGCGCCCGCGCCAATATTGATAATGCGGCCGGCCGCGCTTTTCCGGAGTGTCGGCAGCGCCGCTTGGATGATGGTGACAGTGGAACGCAAATTCATCGCGAACATCTGTTCCCAACTGGCGATGCTGCCACCTTCAACGGTTTCCCAGGTAAAGCCGCCCGCAATGTTTACAAGCACATCGATACCGCCAAACGTTTCGGCGACCTCCGTAACGGCTTTTTCCGCAGCCGCATCGTCCGTTAGGTCAATGCATGCCAAATCAATACCGCCATCGATGCAATCCGGCGGAGATGGTGCGAAGTCGATCCGTGCGACCCTGTCGCCTTGGGCTGCGAATGCGGCAGCCACGTCCCGACCAAGAGCGCCGAAACCGCCCGTCACAATTATATTGCGTCCGCTCATGTGGCTTTGTCCCCATTTCCGCATCCCGTTATCGGCACAAACGGCGATAGCATCAAAGGCAGATAGGTAGCTACCTGTTACGATATAAGCTTGAAAGAAAACTTACTAATGATCATATCGTGCGCAACTGGCTACGAACGGGAACAATGGACGCGGCGCTCAGCCATGGTTTCGCACCGGCATTTCTTTTGAGATTCCCAAGCAAGGATATCATTAAAATTCTGCAGGCCCTTTTCTTCGTTACGCAAAGCACAAGGAGAATCAGTTGATGTTGACCGTCCTATTGATCGGCAGGATCAAGCCCGGTCGGGAGCTTGAGTTCGAGAAGAAGATTGCTGACTTGTTTCGCTTGGTTTCCGAAGAACCGGGATGTCATGGAGTGACCTGGGGTCTCACCGAGGTTCCGGGTCAATATGCACTCATCGAGCGATACGCCGATTCGGCTGCCCTGTTAGCGCATCGTACCTCTTCGCACATGAAGGAACATGGACCGTCGCTTTCTGAACTGTTTGATGGTAGCCCGACGATCGTCCGTTTTATCGAGAATGGCGACCTGCTTGCTTGAAACTGCGGCACGTTCCGCCTTTGGATCGGCTATCTCCAGCGTTGGTATCCGCCTGAAATCATGTGTACGTTAGGAGCGCCCGACATCCTTTAATATCTGCGGTGCACGTGTAGGCCCCGCGTAACGAGCGATACGGATGTTAGGTCTCTGAGTTCGAGCAGTCTGTGGATCTTAGCGATCAACGCGTTGTAGCGGCCACGTGGGGCGGGTTTGCTGCCTTTCTCGGCGCGAAAGTCGAGTAATTCGCCACCGTTTCAGGTCTTGCCCGGCAGTACGCAGCAATGACCTTACCCGGCGATAGAGTACCGCCCAGATGACCAGAGCTGTGAGGTCCTCCGTCGGCGCCTGCTCGTCGTCGGCCCCGCGCGGCGCTTTGCGCTGCGTCGATCAATGTTGCCCGAGCACCCGGCATACCCGCCGCTCTGACGCCGACAGTATCTGCCGCACATGATCGATACAGCGTCGCCGCCGCGCAGGGCTTAGAAGTTTCGCCGTGCGGCCTCGTGCAGGATAAGCTTGTCCAATGTCAGATCCGAGATCGCCCGGCGTAGCCGCCCATTCTCCTTCTCGCGATCCTTCATTCGCCGCCCCTGATTAGGCTTCAGGGCCACTATATTCTTGCGCCACCGATAGTATGGCTGCTCGCTGACCGCGATCCGGCGACAGGCCTCAGCAGTTGACGCACCCTGTGCCAGCACGATCTCCGCCTCACGCCGTTTGTGATAATCTTCTCCGGCTTGTGCTTCTTGAATGGCATTCCATGTCTACTTCTCAATCCAAAACAATAGAGATTTTGGACCAATCAGAAGGGGGCAGATCACGATATGTTTACCCCTTTTTGTTGTCCCAAATCAATAAGACATTGCCGCGATGGGAACAGCCCATGTCAACAGATGACAAAAAAGCCCAAAGAAAACTGGACGACGGATTTCTTTCATCTCCATGTTCCGG
The DNA window shown above is from Sphingomonas paeninsulae and carries:
- a CDS encoding flavin-containing monooxygenase produces the protein MSGILMGIRLKEAGITNFTVYEKGDAVGGTWRENSYPGLHCDVPSLHYCYSFDLNPTWTREFSPGAEIHDYFKRSAEKFGITPHVRLNTAVTDAKWIDGVWRVSLSNGESDSADVLVSAVGVLHIPIMPEIPGKETFAGASFHTTKWDHSIDLGEKSVGVIGTGSTAVQIVTELAGKVSNISMFQRTPQWVAYVANARYSERTKARLRRYPFLLKWHYEVKRQQLEALVCGGIMGEDEGLRAMLVNNCEGHLATVRDPDLRSKLTPNYEVGCKRLVTSPRFYEAIQRPDAKLVTAAIEKIVPDGIVTEDGQLHSIDVLAYATGFDPLAYLRPMTMTGRGGHTLEELWAKRPTAYRTIAVPHMPNFFMLEGPFSPVSNLSLVLISERQANFVMKCIELIRTERIAISPRPDVTDNIIAIYRERGRETIFATGGCQSYFLDDEGVPIYYSLGPASFFAEMDEDPDLDEFEIGALEEAASA
- a CDS encoding SDR family NAD(P)-dependent oxidoreductase, with the translated sequence MSGRNIIVTGGFGALGRDVAAAFAAQGDRVARIDFAPSPPDCIDGGIDLACIDLTDDAAAEKAVTEVAETFGGIDVLVNIAGGFTWETVEGGSIASWEQMFAMNLRSTVTIIQAALPTLRKSAAGRIINIGAGAAIQAATGMGAYAASKAGVHRLTEALAAELAGSDITVNAVLPSIIDTPTNRVNMPDADTNQWVQPRAIADVILFLGSIAARSISGALIPVTRGTPI
- a CDS encoding putative quinol monooxygenase encodes the protein MLTVLLIGRIKPGRELEFEKKIADLFRLVSEEPGCHGVTWGLTEVPGQYALIERYADSAALLAHRTSSHMKEHGPSLSELFDGSPTIVRFIENGDLLA